From Gottschalkiaceae bacterium SANA:
AAATCAATCAGAACAAGGTCTTGTTCCTGACAGGATTCCACAACAAAGCGATGCAGAGCCTCGTTTAATGTCGCGAGTACAATGACTGCACCGATTTCTTTTGAATCCATTAAGATCTTCCTTGCTCGCTTCTCGGTTCGAACATAAGAGTATCGTTTGATTCGATACTTCTTGCCCTTAAAATGCTCAATCGCAATTTGCGAGATTTGCCGAGCAGTTTCTCCAATGGAGTCTGAAATTACATGAATATTGAGTCTCTCGTTTTGCATGGAGACCTCCCATTTCTCAAATTCTCCTTGCTGAGACGTCGCTCTAAATATTATACCCTTTTGCCCGGGCAAATTCAATTCTTTTTATAAGAAAAAAGCGTCTCAATTGAGACGCTTTCTGAATCGCGAGTAAGTCCGTAAGCCGAATTCTGTTTCGATAATCATCTATCTTGACCAATTGTTGCCAATTGGTTCATGCGACCTACCACCGGGAAGCAGCGGGCAACTGCCTTTTCATTCCCTACTTGGTCTTGCTCCAGATGGGGTTTACATAGCCAACCAGTCACCTGATTGCTGGTGAGCTCTTACCTCACCTTTCCATCCTTACCTATTTACATAGGCGGTATATTTCTGTTGCACTAGCCTTAGGGTCGCCCCCACCGGACGTTATCCGGCATCCTGCCCTATGGAGTTCGGACTTTCCTCATGTTTACACACGCGATTATCCGACTTACTCTTGACCTTCTGCATTCTAACACAATTATTAACAGTCTGCAAGTGAATTTGTCCAAGATGTCTCAACCACATCATCCGCTTCTGTTCCAAAAACAGTCAGATCAACGAACCACTCTTTCAACAAGGTTCGAAAGTGATCTACTCCCGGTTTTTCCGTTTCCCTATGAGGCAGCACCAACAAGGCCAATCCAGCTTCTATCGCCATTTGCGCCTTAGAGGCTCTAATGTCACCCGTCACATATAACTCACTATGCGCAGCGGCCAGGGGAATTAGGTCCGCACCTTCTCCGCCACAACAGCTGACGGTCTTCACCAACCTATCTCGGTCCCCGTGAATCCGTACAGGACATGCAAATTTTTTTGCCACTTCATCCGCATAGTCAGCAATGGAACGTGACTCTACCAATTCTCCTACCATGCCGTACCCCGTTTCATCCAGAGAGTTTTCCATGGCCAACAAGTCATAGGCTGCCACCTCATAAGGATGCGCTTTCAACATTGCGTCAATCACCTGATCCCGATTCAGATCCGTCACCAGAACCTCCAGCTTAATTTCTTTGAATTCAGCTAAGTGATTGACTTCTCCCAAGAATGGTCGCGCACCATGTTGCGCCCGAAAGGTTCCAATTCCTTCAGTCGAGAAGGAACAATGCGTATAGTTCCGCAGGGTTCCCCCTCCAGCTTCCAACATGGCAAACAAAACCTCTTTTGAATAGTTCTCCGGCACAAAAGTGGAAAGCTTATATCCTTTAATCGCAGATGTACTTTGCAGAAAGCTGCAATTTTCCATGCCTAATTGCTTGGCCAGCGCACGACTAATGCCAAAGGACATTTGATCCAAGTTTGTATGAGCAGAATAGACAAGTATTTGGTTTTCAATCAAACGGTGCGCTAATTTCCCACGAAAACTCGTAAAATCCAGACTCTGAATCGGAGAAAAAAAGAAAGGATGGTGAGTAATGATCATTTGACATTTTCTTTCAATCGCCTCGTCAATTACCCCATCGGTCACTTCCAACGCAACCATCACGCCTTCTACCGATTGATTCTTATCACCCAATTGAAGACCGGAATTATCCCAGGATTCCTGCAGACCTTCCGGGACCCGTTGATTGATTCCATCAATGATTTCACTTGCCAACATTGTCCTTCACCTCCAAAAATTCATGTTTTTTCTTTTCCCAAAGCAGTATTTCATTCTTTTTTGATTCCAGACATCCGCGCAATTGAGCTTGAATGATTTCTATTCTTTCAATACGAAAATCCAAATACTCCTGTAAAACAGGTCCCGATTTTCTTAAAATCACTGGACCTATTTCCTCATAAATCGGGTTAAAGTCATTTTCTTCACCATGAACCACCTTTATGATTTGATAGAATTTTTTCCCCTCACGCACAAGCTCTTCATCGAGAATGCGAAAATGGTTTTCATGTAAAAATTTACGAAGAACCGGCACCTTCACCATGGGTTGTAAAATATATGTGGGTATGGAGCGCGTTTTTTCCCAATCAGCCGATAAAATCTCACTGATCAGTTCACCGCCCATCCCCGCAATTACAACAAGATCTACTTCACCGGGCTCGATTGGTTCGATTCCATTGCCCAATCGAAACTGCATTTTATCTAAACATGCTTCTCCCGTATTCTTTCTGGCAGAAGCAAGGGGTTTTTCATTGATATCTGCAGCAATCGCAAAAGGAATCTGCGCTTCTTTTAATAAAGCGATGGGTAAATATCCGTGATCGGTGCCTATATCCGCTAGACTTGCGCCTTGGGGTATCATTTCTGCAATTGCTTGTAATCTTGGGGTTAGCATACTTCCTCCTATAAAAAAGATTCGCTTACGCGAATCTTTAATCTAAAAAGTCTTTCAATCGCTTGCTTCGGCTTGGGTGCCTTAGCTTTCGAAGTGCTTTCGCTTCAATTTGTCGGATTCTTTCCCGGGTTACATCGAATTCTCTACCCACTTCTTCCAAGGTTCTGTTTCTACCATCGTCTAGGCCGAAACGTAAGCGAAGAACTTTTTGTTCCCGCGGTGTCAAAGTTTCCAACACTTCAACCAATTGCTCGCGAAGCATGGTCGATGTTGCCGCATCAGCTGGGGCTTGTGCATATTCGTCCGGAATAAAGTCACCCAAATGGCTATCTTCTTCCTCGCCAATTGGCGTTTCCAACGAAACTGGTTCTTGCGCGATCTTCATGATCTCGCGTACCTTGTCTTCATCCATACCCATCTCTGTTGCAATCTCATCCGCACTTGGCTCTCGTCCAAGATCCTGCAACAATTGGCGCGATACACGCATTAATTTATTGATGGTTTCCACCATATGAACAGGAATTCGAATGGTTCTCGCCTGATCGGCAATTGATCGCGTAATGGCCTGACGAATCCACCAAGTTGCATAGGTAGAGAATTTATATCCTTTTCGGTAGTCAAACTTTTCTACCGCTTTAATCAAACCCATATTTCCTTCTTGAATCAAATCCAAGAATAACATGCCACGACCCACATAACGTTTCGCAATGCTGACTACCAAACGCAAGTTTGCCTCACACAATTTTTGCTTGGCGATTTCATCTCCGTCTTCAATCCGCTTGGCAAGTTCGATTTCCTCTTGCGCAGAAAGCAAAGAAACTTTTCCGATTTCTTTCAAGTACATCCGAACCGGATCATCTACGTTAATTGATTTACCCAGATCGGCGCTCTTTGAACTTGCGGCTTTTTTCTTCTTTTTCTTTGGTTTTGTTTCTTTCTTCGCTTTCGATTTTACTGGTTCATCGCTTGACTCATCGATGATTGTCACTTTTTTCTTTTCCATTTTTTGATAAATCGTATCAATCTGTTCCGTTGACAAGTCAATATCGGAGATCGTATCCATAATTTTCTTAAAAGTAATCTTTTTGTCCTTTACTGCTGTTTCAATTAAATTATCAACCACTTCTTGGCTTTTCTTATCGAGTTTACTCAATATCGTACGCCTCCCATTACATAGTCCCTAAATCATTCATTTTCCTCATGATCTCTTGAATCTCAAGAATAATCATCTTTCGCATCTCATCATCACGTAACGGAATCGACTGTAACAAACCTTCTCGATCCTTTTTAAGTCCACGATAATATTGTAAATGAATCTTTTTCATATAATCCGTGAGCACTTTTAGTGAGACTTCCCCACTGAACTCAGTTCTACTATTATATAGCATCTCCCGTTCTTTTTCAAATCGTTCTTTGAAGTAATGACTAATTTCCTCTTTATCATGAATATTCCCTTCTGATAAGAATGGAAATAATTCAGACACATACTCTTCAAACCCACTGCCAATAAAGGCAACAACCATTGGCTGGATTTTCAACTTTCCAAATAACTCTGGTTGATCATGAACCATCATCAAGAATTCTTGAAACAAGGATCTCGAATTGCTTTTTAAGACCAAGGGTTCTCTATGCGTCAAGGATTTGCTCGAATTTTCCTGATTTCTCACTGGCGACCGTTCTCTTTGACTCACTGGCGATCGTTCTCTTTGCTTCACTCTCGATACATCCTCGTCTCTTCCCAAAAACAAGCCTTTTGGTACCTGGAAATCACGAGCCAAATGCTCTGCGTAAATCTCTCGAGTGGTTCGATCCTTCAAGCCCTTCAAATATTGCGTCAGCTCTCTAATACATAATACCCTTTGTTCATCATCTTTGACGGTGAATTTCGATCGAATCCGTGTCAATTGATAATCAACATAGTAGCTAGCGGTCTTGATCGCCTGTTGAAACGACTCAACACCATCTCGCTGTATCCATTCATCCGGATCCTTAGCAGTCCCTAACAAAATGATTCGAGGTTCCAATTGCGCATCCAACAATACCTGAATGGCACGTTCTGTGGCTTTTTGACCAGCAGAGTCCGAATCGTAGCAAATATACACTTGATCGGTATATCGCTTGATTAAATGGGCTTGTTCCTTTGTTAAGGCCGTTCCCAAAGAGGCAACCGCTGTTGTAAGACCAACCTGATGCAAAGCAATTACATCCATATATCCTTCTACCAAAATTAAACCCTGGTGACGTGCGTCTTTTTTTGCAAGATGTAAGGCATAAAGATTAAATCGTTTGTTAAAAATCTTCGTTTCCGGAGAATTTAAGTATTTGGGTTCGCCTTGATCCAGAACACGACCGCCAAAACCAATCATTCGACCCCGCAAATCCTGAATTGGAAACATCATTCGTCCTCGAAAGCGATCATAAGTCCGTCCTTTTTTTTCGGATTTTGACAAAAGACCTGCCTCTAACATTTCCGCTTCCGTATATCCTTTTTCCAACATGGCTTCTTTTAATACCTGCCATTCATCGGATGCGTACCCAAGACCAAATTTTTGTATGGTCTCAATAGACAGAGACCGTTTGCGAAAATACGCGTAAGCTTTCCTTGCGTTTTTCAGATTGAGATAAAAATAAATCGCTGCTTCTCGATTCAATTCATACAATCGTTTTTTTAGTTGTTGATCTGGATCAATTTCATCCGATTGCTCCGGGATCTCAATGTTAACCCGGTTGGCCAAATACTCCAAGGCTTCTACAAAATTCATATTCTGTGTTTTCATCACAAAAGCAATTACATCGCCGCCTTCTCCACACCCAAAACATTTATAAATGCCCTTTTCTGGAGAGACCATAAAGGAAGGCGTTTTTTCATGATGAAAGGGACAGCATCCTTTGTAATTGGCGCCCGCCTTTTTCAGGGGTACTGTTTCTCCAATTACATCAATTAAATCACTTGCACTTCGTACTTCTTCTATCCATTCGTCTGTAAATCGCGTCTTCATCTAATCACCTAATCTCTATTATATGCGAATTGCATCCTCTTTCTCAACCATTCCATGGTCGAGGAATGAAAATATTCGAAAAGCGATTCAAAGCATATCGATCGGACATGCCCGCAATAAAATAGCAAACACTGTCATCAATTGAGTATTCTAATCGATGATAGGGCTGTGGTACTTCCTCTGGGTGGTGCAAATAATACTGATACAACTCTTTTAATAGATTAATTGCCTTTCCTTCTTCCTGCTTTGCCGAAGAATGCAAATAGACTCGTTGAAACATAAATTTACGCAGGACTTGCATCGCTTCTGCAATTTCTATGCTTTGATAAATCCGGTCCTTGTCCCAGCTGTTTTCAATTATATCTTTCGCCAGGGTATCAATCCTTTGTCCATGAGATTCCCCTAAAACGGAAATCGACTTTTGTGGCAAATCTTCATTGCGCAAAACACCTGCTCGCAAGGAATCATCGATATCATGATTGATATAAGCAATTCGGTCCGCAATTTTTACAATCTGTCCTTCAAGGGTAAGGGGCAAATCAGACCCTGTATGGTTGAGAATTCCATCGCGGACCTCTTCCGATAAATTCAAACCAGCTTTCCCTTTATGGTTCTCTAGTTCATCTACAATTCGAAGACTATGCTCATTGTGCCGAAACCCATTCGGATGAAGTTGATTTAAAACATTCTCACCCGTATGTCCAAAGGGTGTATGTCCCAAATCATGCCCCAAAGCAATCGCTTCTGTCAAATCCTCATTCAAAGTCAAAGCACGAGCAATCGTTCGTGATATTTGTGCAACCTCCAAGGTATGAGTAAGACGAGTACGGTAATGATCCCCTTCCGGAGATATAAATACCTGAGTCTTATGCTTAAGTCGTCGAAAGGCTTTTGTGTGAAGAATTCGATCTCGGTCTCGCTGAAAGATGGTTCGAATCTCACATGGGTCTTCCTGAATCTTTCGCCCCAAGCTTTCATCGCTTTTTGTTGCGAAAGGCGATAAAAATTCATGTTCTCTCATTTCTATCCTTTGTCGAATATTCATCAAGTCCACTCCTTTCCACCTATTATATATATACAACAAAAACGGAAAAACTCCTTGTTTTATAAAAAGTTTACAAAAAAAAGTGCTGGATTTTCATCCAGCACTTCAAATCTTTCGGTTTTTACCAATTACGCTTGTTCTTTTAGAGCAAAATCCGCATAAGAGATTGCCCCATGTTCTTCCAAGTCCAAACCGATATTTTCTTCCGTATCCGTCACACGTAAGCCAATTGTAAGATCAACTGTCTTGAATACAAGGAATGCCATAACAACCGTCCAAGTCATTACCGCCCCAACGCCTACCGCTTGTGTGATCAGTAATCCCGCGCCGCCACCGTACAGCAATCCACCGCTTTCTGCGAATACACCAACCATCAAAGTACCAAATGCACCATTAATTCCATGTACAGCCACCGCGCCAACCGGGTCATCAACCTTTAGCACGTTTTCCACAAACTCGCTGCCAACAACAACCAAAACACCTGCAAATGCACCGATAATTGCCGCACCGCCCGGTGTAACAATGTCACAACCTGCAGTGATTGCAACCAGACCTGCCAAGGCTCCATTCAAGGTCATGCCTACATCCGGTTTCCCAGATCGAACCCAAGTGAAGAACATAGCGAAGATCGCTGCGACTGCCGCCGCCAAGTTTGTTGTCACGAAAATCTTGCTGATCGCCAACATATTATCTGTTCCTGCCGCGGCTAACTGCGAACCTGGGTTAAATCCAAACCAACCAAACCAAAGGATGAATACACCCAAGGCTCCAAGAGTTAAACTGTGTCCAGGGATGGTATTCGCCGTACCATCTTCATTGAATTTTCCAATTCGAGGTCCCAAGATCTTTGCGCCAACCAAGGCTGCCCATCCACCAATCGAGTGAACAACGGTAGAACCGGCAAAATCATGAAATCCAAGTTGCGACAACCATCCACCACCCCAGATCCAGTGACCGACCACCGGATAAATCAATCCAGAAATCAAGACGCTATAGACTAAGTAAGAAACAAACTTGGTTCTTTCCGCCATGGCTCCAGATACAATTGTAGCTGCTGTTGCACAAAATACCGTTTGGAAGATCAAAAATGCAAAAGTTGGTATGCCAAAGTCATAAGTTCCCTTTACAAATAGATCAGGAATACCGATAAATCCATTGACTGAAGTACCAAACATCAGTCCAAATCCCAGAACCCAAAACATG
This genomic window contains:
- a CDS encoding Nif3-like dinuclear metal center hexameric protein, whose protein sequence is MLASEIIDGINQRVPEGLQESWDNSGLQLGDKNQSVEGVMVALEVTDGVIDEAIERKCQMIITHHPFFFSPIQSLDFTSFRGKLAHRLIENQILVYSAHTNLDQMSFGISRALAKQLGMENCSFLQSTSAIKGYKLSTFVPENYSKEVLFAMLEAGGGTLRNYTHCSFSTEGIGTFRAQHGARPFLGEVNHLAEFKEIKLEVLVTDLNRDQVIDAMLKAHPYEVAAYDLLAMENSLDETGYGMVGELVESRSIADYADEVAKKFACPVRIHGDRDRLVKTVSCCGGEGADLIPLAAAHSELYVTGDIRASKAQMAIEAGLALLVLPHRETEKPGVDHFRTLLKEWFVDLTVFGTEADDVVETSWTNSLADC
- a CDS encoding class I SAM-dependent methyltransferase; translation: MLTPRLQAIAEMIPQGASLADIGTDHGYLPIALLKEAQIPFAIAADINEKPLASARKNTGEACLDKMQFRLGNGIEPIEPGEVDLVVIAGMGGELISEILSADWEKTRSIPTYILQPMVKVPVLRKFLHENHFRILDEELVREGKKFYQIIKVVHGEENDFNPIYEEIGPVILRKSGPVLQEYLDFRIERIEIIQAQLRGCLESKKNEILLWEKKKHEFLEVKDNVGK
- the rpoD gene encoding RNA polymerase sigma factor RpoD, producing MSKLDKKSQEVVDNLIETAVKDKKITFKKIMDTISDIDLSTEQIDTIYQKMEKKKVTIIDESSDEPVKSKAKKETKPKKKKKKAASSKSADLGKSINVDDPVRMYLKEIGKVSLLSAQEEIELAKRIEDGDEIAKQKLCEANLRLVVSIAKRYVGRGMLFLDLIQEGNMGLIKAVEKFDYRKGYKFSTYATWWIRQAITRSIADQARTIRIPVHMVETINKLMRVSRQLLQDLGREPSADEIATEMGMDEDKVREIMKIAQEPVSLETPIGEEEDSHLGDFIPDEYAQAPADAATSTMLREQLVEVLETLTPREQKVLRLRFGLDDGRNRTLEEVGREFDVTRERIRQIEAKALRKLRHPSRSKRLKDFLD
- a CDS encoding deoxyguanosinetriphosphate triphosphohydrolase; the encoded protein is MNIRQRIEMREHEFLSPFATKSDESLGRKIQEDPCEIRTIFQRDRDRILHTKAFRRLKHKTQVFISPEGDHYRTRLTHTLEVAQISRTIARALTLNEDLTEAIALGHDLGHTPFGHTGENVLNQLHPNGFRHNEHSLRIVDELENHKGKAGLNLSEEVRDGILNHTGSDLPLTLEGQIVKIADRIAYINHDIDDSLRAGVLRNEDLPQKSISVLGESHGQRIDTLAKDIIENSWDKDRIYQSIEIAEAMQVLRKFMFQRVYLHSSAKQEEGKAINLLKELYQYYLHHPEEVPQPYHRLEYSIDDSVCYFIAGMSDRYALNRFSNIFIPRPWNG
- a CDS encoding ammonium transporter, whose translation is MNELITSIDTVWVLFATTLVFFMQAGFAMVETGFTRAKNAGNIIMKNIMDFSVGSVMFWVLGFGLMFGTSVNGFIGIPDLFVKGTYDFGIPTFAFLIFQTVFCATAATIVSGAMAERTKFVSYLVYSVLISGLIYPVVGHWIWGGGWLSQLGFHDFAGSTVVHSIGGWAALVGAKILGPRIGKFNEDGTANTIPGHSLTLGALGVFILWFGWFGFNPGSQLAAAGTDNMLAISKIFVTTNLAAAVAAIFAMFFTWVRSGKPDVGMTLNGALAGLVAITAGCDIVTPGGAAIIGAFAGVLVVVGSEFVENVLKVDDPVGAVAVHGINGAFGTLMVGVFAESGGLLYGGGAGLLITQAVGVGAVMTWTVVMAFLVFKTVDLTIGLRVTDTEENIGLDLEEHGAISYADFALKEQA